A window from Streptomyces sp. NBC_00299 encodes these proteins:
- a CDS encoding alpha/beta hydrolase — translation MRTPRRLRAAAVAAVVPLTLLAACEPGAEAKAGAASTGALDRFYDQKPAFEACEPPPTPGAAEPQKPWPGAKFECARLKVPLNYEEPDGKTASIAVFRVAARGGKPTGSLLLNPGGPGFPGTSFAPQAAAAWASSPITESFDLVGFDPRGVGKSTPALDCYTDAERENDAMIASFDSGVDDWNEQETKQLYEQCAERSGGADALAHVGTRDVARDMDVLREVLGDDKLTFAGTSYGTRLGAVYAEMFPAKVRALVLDAAFDPLKGSRQRRLEQASGLQRSFEQMAAFCSAQADCPLGTDPKRATEVFQKLAQPLVDKPIPAGKGRELTFVKAVSGVTTGLYTKSTWPMIIKGITGLRDGRGDTLIALRDIIHERASDGTYSNALEATIGINCLDEERNNPAAETALKRDFIKAAPYADTGRPITEARDGCEHWPVQPTLGYPYATGIKGLPHTLTVSTTGDPVTPYEGGVSLAKTLGGSLLTVEGNQHGAALARNSCINDALSDYLIRLKTPGDGARCKL, via the coding sequence ATGCGTACACCCCGACGACTGCGGGCCGCAGCTGTCGCCGCCGTCGTGCCCCTGACGTTGCTCGCCGCCTGCGAGCCGGGAGCAGAAGCGAAGGCCGGCGCCGCCTCCACTGGTGCGCTCGACCGGTTCTACGACCAGAAGCCGGCGTTCGAAGCCTGCGAGCCGCCGCCAACGCCCGGCGCAGCGGAACCGCAGAAGCCCTGGCCCGGGGCCAAGTTCGAGTGCGCTCGCCTGAAAGTCCCGCTGAACTACGAAGAGCCCGACGGCAAGACGGCTTCGATAGCCGTGTTCCGCGTCGCCGCCCGGGGCGGGAAGCCGACCGGTTCGCTGTTGCTGAATCCGGGCGGGCCGGGCTTCCCGGGGACCAGTTTCGCGCCGCAGGCGGCCGCGGCCTGGGCGTCCAGCCCGATCACGGAGTCGTTCGATCTCGTCGGGTTCGATCCGCGCGGGGTCGGGAAGTCGACGCCGGCGCTCGACTGCTACACCGACGCCGAACGCGAGAACGACGCCATGATCGCGTCATTCGACTCCGGCGTGGACGACTGGAACGAGCAGGAGACGAAGCAGCTTTACGAGCAGTGTGCCGAGCGCTCCGGCGGGGCGGACGCGCTTGCGCACGTCGGCACCCGGGATGTCGCACGGGACATGGATGTTCTGCGCGAGGTGCTCGGCGACGACAAGCTCACGTTCGCCGGCACGAGTTACGGCACCCGGCTGGGTGCGGTCTACGCCGAGATGTTCCCGGCGAAGGTGCGGGCACTCGTGCTCGACGCCGCGTTCGACCCCTTGAAGGGCAGCCGTCAACGGCGCCTGGAGCAAGCGAGCGGCCTGCAGCGGTCGTTCGAACAGATGGCGGCCTTCTGCTCGGCCCAGGCCGACTGCCCGCTCGGCACCGATCCGAAGCGGGCCACCGAGGTCTTCCAGAAGCTTGCCCAGCCGCTGGTCGACAAGCCGATCCCGGCCGGCAAGGGGCGCGAACTGACCTTCGTCAAGGCGGTCAGCGGTGTCACCACCGGCCTGTACACCAAGTCGACATGGCCGATGATCATCAAGGGGATCACCGGCCTGCGGGACGGTCGCGGAGACACTCTGATCGCCCTGCGGGACATCATTCACGAGCGGGCATCAGACGGGACGTACTCGAACGCGCTCGAGGCCACCATCGGGATCAACTGCCTCGACGAGGAACGCAACAACCCGGCCGCGGAGACGGCGTTGAAACGCGACTTCATCAAGGCCGCACCGTACGCGGACACAGGCCGGCCCATCACCGAAGCCCGCGACGGCTGCGAGCACTGGCCCGTGCAACCCACGCTCGGCTATCCGTACGCCACCGGCATCAAAGGCCTGCCGCACACGCTGACGGTCTCCACCACCGGCGATCCGGTGACACCGTACGAGGGCGGCGTCAGCCTCGCCAAGACTCTCGGCGGCAGTCTGCTGACGGTCGAGGGAAACCAGCACGGCGCGGCCCTCGCCCGCAACTCATGCAT
- a CDS encoding MerR family transcriptional regulator: MAWSTSQLAELAGTTLKTVRHYHKIGLLDEPERAANGYKRYGVNHLVRLLRIRRLVDLGVHLSDIPSVEAADETGELILRGLDAELAASIERQQRMRRELAAILDNRASIDLPADFKALADDLPEAQRSLLLAYSSFLTPAAMSALKEQLSAPRSDVGAQFESLPADAPEDVRRQLAVRLAPEARNQQKDHPFLGDLEASSRRKGAITQSVVVQALVEFYNEAQLDVLRRVHELLSQDDAAGE, from the coding sequence GTGGCGTGGAGTACCAGTCAGCTGGCCGAACTCGCCGGCACGACGCTCAAAACCGTCCGGCACTATCACAAGATCGGCCTGCTGGACGAGCCGGAACGAGCGGCCAACGGCTACAAGCGATACGGCGTAAACCACTTGGTCCGCCTGCTGCGCATCCGCAGACTGGTCGACCTCGGCGTGCATCTGTCGGACATCCCTTCGGTCGAGGCCGCCGATGAGACGGGGGAGCTGATCCTGCGCGGCCTGGACGCGGAACTCGCGGCGAGTATCGAACGCCAGCAGCGGATGCGACGGGAATTGGCGGCGATCCTGGACAACCGGGCCTCGATCGACTTGCCCGCGGACTTCAAGGCGCTCGCCGACGATCTGCCGGAGGCGCAGCGTTCTCTCCTGCTGGCGTACTCCAGCTTCCTCACCCCCGCGGCGATGTCCGCTCTCAAGGAGCAGCTTTCGGCGCCTCGCAGCGACGTCGGTGCACAGTTCGAGTCCCTCCCCGCGGACGCGCCCGAAGACGTGCGGCGGCAGCTCGCTGTGCGCCTCGCGCCGGAAGCCCGCAACCAGCAGAAGGACCACCCGTTCCTGGGTGACCTGGAAGCGTCATCCCGCCGGAAAGGGGCGATCACCCAGTCGGTTGTCGTGCAGGCGCTGGTCGAGTTCTACAACGAGGCTCAGCTCGACGTCCTGCGACGCGTGCACGAACTGCTTTCGCAGGACGACGCCGCCGGGGAATGA
- a CDS encoding cation:proton antiporter has product MSSGVWTGAAVAAVTAAYALSSRRLSTTPISSGMVFVASGILIGPAVLDIVDLAHDAAPIVALLEITLGLVLFTDAMTVRRRDLRTGGFLPGRLLGIGLPLSIGAGWLLAWPLLPGLTMWELALVGAILAPTDAALGKTAITHPRVPALVRHGLNVESGLNDGMVLPFFLLFLAAIPGTHYAEEGVVGVFWRALVLSTALGLLVGWVGGRLLQWSRAKGWVTREWRQVYLPAVAAGAYELAVVTDGSGFIAAWVAGFACGFALRRHRIEKDRGQPDHTAEFTENLGELLAAISLLVFGAVLLGPALEHLSWRIILYAVLSLTVVRMLPVALSLAGSGLRLPTVAYIGWFGPRGLASVVLALLVVEEHVPGVELLGQVVAITVGLSVLLHGISAVSLAERYGRWHEKASATSRDLREGSPVLDTPVRGRLGRPDQTET; this is encoded by the coding sequence ATGAGCAGTGGGGTTTGGACGGGCGCCGCGGTGGCCGCTGTCACTGCCGCGTACGCGCTGAGCTCGCGTCGGCTGTCCACGACCCCGATCTCGTCGGGGATGGTGTTCGTCGCTTCCGGCATTCTCATCGGACCAGCGGTGCTGGACATCGTCGACCTGGCGCACGACGCCGCACCGATCGTCGCGCTTCTCGAAATCACCCTGGGGCTGGTGCTGTTCACCGATGCCATGACGGTGCGCAGACGAGACCTTCGGACCGGCGGATTTCTACCTGGTCGGCTGCTGGGTATCGGGCTTCCGCTGAGTATCGGGGCCGGCTGGCTGCTCGCCTGGCCGCTGCTGCCGGGGCTGACGATGTGGGAGCTCGCGCTCGTCGGCGCCATCCTCGCCCCGACCGACGCCGCCCTCGGAAAGACCGCCATCACCCACCCCCGGGTCCCGGCGCTCGTACGTCACGGACTGAATGTCGAAAGCGGCCTGAACGACGGCATGGTGCTGCCCTTCTTCCTCCTGTTCCTGGCAGCCATCCCGGGCACGCACTACGCGGAGGAGGGCGTGGTCGGCGTCTTCTGGCGGGCCCTGGTGCTGAGCACCGCGCTGGGGCTGCTGGTCGGGTGGGTCGGTGGGCGGCTTCTGCAGTGGTCCCGGGCCAAGGGATGGGTCACGCGAGAGTGGCGGCAGGTCTATCTGCCGGCCGTCGCGGCGGGGGCGTACGAACTCGCCGTCGTGACGGACGGCAGTGGCTTCATCGCCGCGTGGGTCGCCGGGTTCGCCTGCGGGTTCGCACTGCGCCGCCACAGGATCGAGAAGGACAGGGGACAGCCGGACCACACAGCCGAGTTCACCGAGAACCTCGGGGAACTCCTCGCTGCGATCAGCCTTCTCGTGTTCGGGGCGGTGCTGCTCGGCCCCGCGCTCGAGCACCTGAGCTGGCGGATCATCTTGTACGCCGTCCTCAGCCTCACCGTGGTCAGGATGCTGCCCGTGGCTCTCTCGCTCGCCGGCAGCGGGCTACGGCTACCCACCGTGGCGTACATCGGCTGGTTCGGGCCGCGCGGTCTCGCCTCCGTGGTCCTGGCGCTGCTCGTGGTGGAGGAACACGTCCCGGGGGTGGAACTGCTCGGGCAGGTGGTCGCGATCACCGTCGGCCTCAGCGTCCTCCTGCACGGCATCTCGGCCGTGTCCCTCGCCGAGCGGTACGGCCGCTGGCACGAGAAGGCCTCGGCCACCTCGCGGGATCTGCGCGAGGGCAGCCCCGTACTCGACACTCCGGTACGCGGCAGGCTCGGCCGGCCGGACCAGACAGAGACGTGA
- a CDS encoding DUF2267 domain-containing protein, with amino-acid sequence MISDRHAPHQQPYGTAYEQMLEKVRYEGAYPTRERADEAVRLVLAGLGRQLTGDERVELARCLPWEAARVLTAQIPDTQHLTGWAFVKDLAARTGASLATTRWDTGSVFSAVSAYAGPNLITRILHQLPTGYALLFGRAELTPAA; translated from the coding sequence GTGATCTCCGACCGGCACGCACCGCACCAGCAGCCGTACGGGACGGCATACGAGCAGATGCTGGAGAAGGTCCGCTACGAGGGCGCATATCCCACCCGCGAGAGAGCCGACGAAGCCGTCCGCCTGGTTCTTGCCGGACTGGGGCGCCAGCTGACCGGCGATGAACGCGTCGAGCTGGCGCGCTGCCTGCCCTGGGAAGCCGCACGCGTGCTGACCGCACAGATCCCCGATACCCAGCACCTGACCGGCTGGGCCTTCGTCAAGGACCTTGCCGCCCGCACCGGCGCCTCCCTGGCCACCACCCGTTGGGACACCGGCTCCGTCTTCTCCGCCGTCTCCGCCTACGCCGGCCCCAACCTGATCACCCGCATCCTCCACCAGCTCCCCACCGGCTACGCCCTGCTGTTCGGCCGCGCCGAGCTCACCCCGGCCGCCTAA
- a CDS encoding DUF2267 domain-containing protein has translation MTLRREAFLGHVKERGRYDTVEEAERAARVVLALLGAHLVGDVRAQLAARLPEEFALILLNPLQSAEPLPPERFVRATAAWIEGATEQTAAWDVSAVLSTVADAAGEDLLGQILLQLPAGYDLLFGRPQPT, from the coding sequence ATGACTCTGCGACGTGAAGCGTTCCTGGGCCACGTGAAGGAACGTGGCAGGTACGACACTGTGGAGGAAGCCGAGCGCGCGGCCCGTGTGGTGCTCGCCCTGCTCGGCGCGCACCTGGTCGGCGACGTCCGCGCCCAGCTCGCGGCGCGCCTGCCGGAGGAGTTCGCCCTGATCCTGCTCAACCCGCTGCAGAGCGCCGAGCCGCTGCCCCCGGAGCGGTTCGTGCGCGCAACCGCCGCGTGGATCGAGGGCGCCACCGAGCAGACCGCGGCCTGGGACGTCAGCGCCGTGCTGTCCACCGTCGCCGACGCCGCCGGCGAGGACCTGCTGGGGCAGATCCTGCTCCAGCTCCCCGCCGGCTACGACCTGCTCTTCGGCCGCCCTCAGCCCACCTGA
- a CDS encoding Hsp20/alpha crystallin family protein, translating to MLMRTDPFRELDRLAQQLMGPGTWSKPSAMPMDAYREGDEYVVAFDLPGVSADAIDIDVERNMLTVKAERRPVAKADDVQMELSERPLGAFSRQIVLADTLDTERIQADYDAGVLTLRIPIAERAKPRKISIGVGSSRKEISG from the coding sequence ATGTTGATGCGCACTGACCCCTTCCGTGAGCTGGACCGGCTGGCGCAGCAGCTGATGGGCCCGGGGACCTGGTCGAAGCCGTCGGCGATGCCGATGGACGCCTACCGCGAGGGTGACGAGTACGTTGTGGCCTTCGACCTGCCCGGTGTCAGCGCGGACGCGATCGATATCGATGTCGAGCGGAACATGCTGACCGTCAAGGCCGAGCGGCGGCCGGTGGCGAAGGCCGACGACGTGCAGATGGAGCTGTCCGAGCGGCCCCTGGGTGCCTTCTCCCGCCAGATCGTGCTCGCCGACACCCTCGACACCGAGCGCATCCAGGCCGACTACGACGCGGGCGTGCTCACCCTGCGCATCCCGATCGCCGAGCGTGCCAAGCCCCGCAAGATCTCCATCGGCGTCGGATCCAGCCGCAAGGAGATCTCCGGCTGA
- a CDS encoding type III effector protein: MTAADQPSTTRTNAQSPASFLAAAAALTAMDDALREAQRQSPDTSDAPAPEQALASLMLLRHVREQLAGWETGLIETARDAGASWADLAHPLGVASRQAAERRYLRGRPGNPGSTGEQRVRATRDRRAADRTVTAWARANAANLRQLAGQITTLTDLPAPARAPLAELTAALADNDPATLVAPLADTHPYLASGHPDLAARVDDLTRHTDRLRQRSGKQRRNRT; encoded by the coding sequence GTGACCGCAGCCGACCAGCCGTCCACGACCCGTACGAACGCCCAGAGCCCGGCGTCGTTCCTCGCCGCTGCGGCAGCTCTGACCGCCATGGACGACGCCCTACGCGAGGCCCAGCGACAGTCCCCGGACACCTCCGATGCGCCAGCGCCGGAGCAGGCGCTGGCATCCCTGATGCTGCTGCGCCACGTGCGCGAGCAGCTTGCCGGATGGGAGACCGGTCTGATCGAAACCGCCCGCGACGCGGGAGCCAGCTGGGCCGACCTCGCCCACCCCCTCGGCGTCGCCAGCCGCCAAGCCGCCGAACGCCGCTACCTCCGCGGCCGCCCCGGAAACCCAGGCTCCACAGGCGAACAGCGAGTAAGAGCCACCCGCGACCGCCGCGCCGCCGACCGCACCGTCACCGCCTGGGCGCGCGCCAACGCCGCCAACCTGCGCCAGCTCGCGGGCCAGATCACCACCCTCACCGACCTGCCCGCCCCCGCCCGTGCCCCGCTCGCCGAGCTCACGGCCGCCCTCGCCGACAACGACCCGGCCACGCTCGTCGCACCTCTGGCGGACACGCACCCGTATCTGGCATCCGGCCACCCCGACCTCGCCGCGCGCGTCGATGACCTCACGCGTCACACCGACCGACTCCGCCAGCGCAGCGGGAAACAGCGCCGCAACCGAACCTGA
- a CDS encoding sodium/solute symporter: MLPQMLLAAGTPGSLDLDADTRSWVLVGFLTFIVPMLLICVLNGPERDRVNDFYTAGRRLRPVHGAIVLSGVYLSAATVLGTTGTVAVFGFDGLFVALCTVLSLGVLLLLSGPLRERGSYTLGDTFALRAPGPAVRIAAAVVTLSACIPYLIVQLSGAGRTTAMLLGLSGPGAEQTVIVMIGTLVVCATAFGGMRGMIALQMIKTVFLLAMALAVAAVLLHRFHWSADSLIGAAAQGSGRPEGYLRPGLRFAAGGPVESTLDFVGLMITVVLGVACLPHVATQLNTAPDPAAARRTVRHTIGIVGAVCLVTTVMGFGAAAMIGAPKILAADPGATSSLLMLTGDLAGGSSAKTGEAWLVVLVACAVFLTTLAVVASVTLAAAGAVAHDLVTNVVRRGRTTEGREVAAARIASALVGVLSICCAVWVQGWNMGFLSTLSLAVAASCLLPALVYALFWSGFTRRGLLWTLYGGLGSAIGLQVCSPVFSGNPMALVPEWHIDWFPLQTVALVSLPVAFLLGWLGSVTGQRRTAPVAEAPVKPDALTY, translated from the coding sequence ATGCTTCCTCAGATGCTGCTCGCCGCAGGGACACCCGGCTCCCTCGACCTGGACGCGGACACCCGCTCCTGGGTCCTCGTCGGCTTTCTGACGTTCATCGTCCCGATGCTGCTCATCTGTGTCCTCAACGGCCCCGAGCGCGACCGGGTCAACGACTTCTACACCGCGGGTCGCAGGCTGCGCCCCGTGCACGGCGCCATCGTCCTCTCCGGCGTCTATCTCTCGGCCGCGACCGTGCTCGGCACGACGGGAACCGTCGCGGTCTTCGGCTTCGACGGCCTGTTCGTCGCCCTGTGCACCGTGCTGTCGCTCGGCGTCCTGCTCCTGCTGTCCGGCCCGCTGCGCGAGCGCGGCAGCTACACCCTCGGCGACACCTTCGCCCTGCGCGCCCCGGGGCCCGCCGTGCGGATCGCGGCCGCCGTCGTCACGCTGAGCGCCTGTATCCCGTATCTGATCGTCCAGCTCTCCGGCGCGGGCCGGACCACCGCCATGCTGCTCGGCCTTTCCGGGCCGGGTGCCGAACAGACCGTCATCGTCATGATCGGCACACTCGTCGTCTGCGCCACGGCCTTCGGCGGGATGCGAGGCATGATCGCGCTCCAGATGATCAAGACCGTGTTCCTGCTTGCCATGGCGCTCGCCGTGGCCGCGGTGCTGCTCCACCGCTTTCACTGGAGCGCCGACTCCCTCATCGGCGCCGCCGCTCAGGGCAGCGGCCGACCCGAGGGCTATCTGCGTCCGGGCCTGCGCTTCGCCGCCGGCGGCCCGGTCGAGAGCACGCTCGACTTCGTCGGCCTGATGATCACCGTGGTGCTGGGCGTGGCGTGCCTGCCCCATGTAGCCACTCAGCTCAACACCGCACCCGACCCGGCCGCCGCCCGACGTACGGTCCGCCACACCATCGGCATCGTCGGCGCCGTCTGCCTCGTCACCACGGTGATGGGCTTCGGTGCCGCGGCGATGATCGGCGCCCCGAAGATTCTCGCCGCCGACCCCGGAGCCACCAGCAGCCTGCTGATGCTCACCGGCGATCTGGCAGGAGGATCGTCGGCGAAGACGGGCGAGGCATGGCTCGTCGTGCTGGTCGCCTGCGCGGTTTTCCTCACGACGCTTGCGGTCGTCGCGAGCGTGACCCTGGCGGCGGCGGGCGCGGTCGCCCACGATCTCGTCACCAACGTCGTGCGCCGCGGGCGCACCACCGAGGGCCGAGAGGTGGCCGCGGCCCGTATCGCGTCCGCCCTGGTCGGGGTGCTGAGCATCTGCTGTGCGGTGTGGGTCCAGGGCTGGAACATGGGCTTCCTGTCCACGCTCTCCTTGGCCGTGGCGGCCTCCTGCCTGCTCCCGGCGCTGGTGTACGCGTTGTTCTGGAGCGGCTTCACCCGCCGGGGACTGCTGTGGACGCTGTACGGCGGCCTGGGCTCCGCGATCGGACTCCAGGTGTGCAGCCCCGTCTTCTCGGGCAACCCGATGGCGCTGGTGCCCGAGTGGCACATCGACTGGTTCCCGCTCCAGACCGTCGCCCTGGTGTCGCTGCCCGTCGCGTTCCTGCTCGGCTGGCTCGGCAGCGTGACGGGACAGCGTCGTACGGCCCCGGTGGCGGAGGCGCCGGTCAAGCCTGACGCACTGACGTACTGA